The Stratiformator vulcanicus genome has a segment encoding these proteins:
- a CDS encoding sigma-70 family RNA polymerase sigma factor, whose translation MSYDTFLRLFTADRDRLFAYIFSLLPRRADAEDVFQRCSLILWNKFDQFDPEESFFAWASGVAFYEVKNFLRSAGRERLHFSVDLVTQLAEDRRNSEFEGRRVAALESCLEKLAERDRDLIRAAYWTRTPLNEVAVEGGMALQSVYNRLGLVRRRLFECVHREMADPLAP comes from the coding sequence GTGTCTTATGACACGTTTCTCCGGCTTTTTACCGCGGACCGCGATCGCTTGTTCGCTTACATCTTCTCATTGTTGCCGAGGCGTGCTGACGCGGAAGACGTGTTTCAGCGATGCAGCCTGATCTTGTGGAATAAGTTTGATCAATTCGACCCGGAGGAAAGCTTCTTCGCGTGGGCTTCCGGGGTTGCCTTCTATGAAGTGAAGAACTTTCTGCGTTCTGCCGGCCGAGAGCGGCTGCACTTCAGTGTCGATTTGGTCACGCAGTTGGCTGAGGATCGTCGGAATTCGGAGTTCGAAGGCCGACGCGTCGCCGCTCTGGAGTCGTGTCTCGAAAAACTTGCGGAGCGTGACCGCGATTTGATTCGCGCCGCCTATTGGACGCGGACACCGCTCAACGAAGTGGCGGTTGAAGGAGGCATGGCCCTTCAGTCAGTGTACAATCGGCTCGGACTGGTGCGCCGGCGACTTTTTGAATGTGTCCACCGGGAAATGGCCGATCCGTTGGCCCCCTGA
- a CDS encoding TIGR04282 family arsenosugar biosynthesis glycosyltransferase — protein MENDGCIVAFVKSPEYSPVKTRLASTIGDAAARRFYEGAVSATEALLVESARRFAISPLWAVAEEDALDEPRWLNLARVPQGDGPLGERLDRVYRDVRRRHRFAIFIGADAPHLSLSVIEETVTAMQDTGSAFVIAPADDGGYVLFAGRDPLPNAAWTNVPYSDEATARRFTQELRQHGTVSQLPTQFDVDDVESLKRLAELDPTSLLPAQREAIRAAKTYIP, from the coding sequence ATGGAGAATGACGGCTGCATCGTGGCGTTCGTGAAGTCGCCCGAGTATTCGCCGGTTAAAACCCGCCTGGCCTCCACAATCGGTGACGCCGCCGCGCGACGATTCTACGAGGGGGCCGTTTCCGCCACGGAAGCCTTGCTGGTCGAATCAGCACGGCGGTTTGCTATCTCGCCACTGTGGGCGGTTGCCGAAGAGGACGCGCTCGATGAGCCTCGGTGGTTGAATCTTGCGAGAGTCCCACAGGGCGATGGTCCGCTCGGCGAGCGGCTTGATCGAGTCTACCGCGACGTGCGACGCCGGCACCGATTCGCCATTTTCATCGGCGCGGATGCCCCCCATCTGTCGCTTTCGGTGATCGAAGAGACCGTCACGGCGATGCAGGACACCGGCTCGGCGTTCGTCATCGCTCCCGCCGACGACGGGGGATATGTTCTATTCGCGGGTCGCGACCCATTGCCCAACGCCGCTTGGACCAACGTCCCGTATAGCGACGAGGCGACGGCGAGGCGTTTTACTCAGGAACTTCGTCAGCACGGAACGGTATCGCAGCTTCCAACGCAATTTGATGTCGACGATGTCGAAAGCCTAAAGCGACTCGCGGAACTCGATCCGACATCGCTCCTGCCAGCTCAACGCGAGGCCATCCGTGCCGCAAAAACCTATATTCCCTAA
- a CDS encoding polysaccharide biosynthesis/export family protein, with protein sequence MLRSANTPLRHARFDSRLASRSMAMLICFVGMMVGSGCSALRPIVGVPAYQLPPQYRASVRTGQELIDLSRLRQSQPADYRVDSGDVLGIYIEGILGNEGTVPPVLTPNGGDLRPSLGYPIEVERDGTISLPAAGAIPVRGLTLDEVRERIRRVFTDELQLLRPDVTRVPVLVTLQKGRTYRVLVIRQEAGQDAAIDLGADSNGLGIVRRGIGRVVELPAYENDVLHALAATGGLPGLDAENTVCVVRGAMCGQCRPDGFPWAGHSVAPQSTGDPNLPDELASHPEVLAFQGGGYRSGAPQVLRIPLRAFPGNEAHFSESDIILADGDVVYIESRVDDFFYTGGLLGGGQFQLPRDYDIDPLEALAIVQGQSNGNNGQSRAIGGFSALNKDVTVGASKMIILRPRPDGTNLPIEIDLYEAVHDPVERVVIQPGDYLVLQYTKKEAIAAFFERHVFEGLILGVSSALVFN encoded by the coding sequence ATGCTACGGTCCGCCAACACGCCCCTGCGTCACGCCCGATTCGATTCGCGACTGGCGTCTCGGTCAATGGCGATGCTGATCTGCTTCGTGGGGATGATGGTCGGCTCAGGCTGTTCGGCACTCCGTCCGATCGTCGGCGTGCCTGCTTACCAGTTACCGCCCCAATATCGCGCGTCGGTACGGACGGGACAGGAACTGATCGATCTGTCGCGGCTGCGGCAATCGCAACCGGCCGATTATCGCGTCGACAGCGGCGATGTCCTCGGCATTTATATCGAGGGTATCCTCGGCAATGAGGGGACGGTCCCGCCGGTTCTGACGCCAAATGGTGGCGATCTTCGACCGTCGCTCGGCTATCCGATCGAGGTCGAGCGGGACGGCACGATCAGTCTGCCCGCCGCCGGGGCGATTCCTGTGCGAGGCCTGACGCTGGACGAAGTCCGCGAGCGAATTCGGCGGGTCTTCACCGACGAACTTCAACTGCTGCGTCCAGACGTTACCCGCGTACCGGTTCTAGTCACGCTGCAGAAGGGCCGCACGTATCGGGTTCTTGTCATCCGCCAGGAAGCGGGGCAGGACGCGGCGATCGACCTTGGTGCCGATTCGAACGGACTCGGAATTGTTCGTCGCGGAATCGGGCGCGTCGTCGAACTTCCGGCTTACGAAAACGACGTGTTGCACGCTCTTGCGGCAACGGGAGGTCTGCCCGGACTGGACGCAGAGAACACGGTTTGCGTGGTTCGCGGAGCCATGTGTGGTCAATGCCGCCCGGACGGGTTCCCTTGGGCGGGCCACTCTGTCGCGCCGCAATCGACAGGCGATCCGAACCTGCCAGACGAACTCGCCTCGCATCCCGAGGTGCTGGCATTTCAAGGCGGCGGGTATCGATCGGGGGCTCCCCAAGTGCTGCGAATCCCGCTGCGAGCGTTTCCCGGCAACGAAGCGCACTTCAGCGAGTCGGACATCATCCTCGCAGACGGAGACGTCGTTTACATCGAATCACGCGTCGATGACTTCTTCTACACCGGCGGTCTGCTAGGGGGCGGCCAGTTTCAACTGCCCCGCGATTACGATATCGATCCGCTCGAGGCGCTCGCGATCGTGCAGGGCCAGTCAAATGGCAACAACGGTCAATCCCGAGCCATCGGCGGGTTCTCCGCACTGAACAAAGACGTGACGGTCGGCGCCAGCAAGATGATTATTCTCCGCCCACGCCCGGACGGAACCAACTTGCCGATCGAAATAGATCTTTATGAAGCGGTCCACGATCCGGTCGAACGAGTGGTGATTCAACCGGGTGACTACCTCGTGCTGCAGTACACGAAGAAGGAAGCGATCGCCGCCTTCTTCGAACGACATGTCTTCGAAGGGCTGATTCTGGGCGTCTCCTCGGCACTCGTCTTCAACTGA